TTAGTTTACCATGTCCTAAGTTACTAGGACATATTTTTTATATCATATTTAAGGGTTTATTATTAATTCCGAATACATTTACGATACAGCTATCTTAAAAGGTGAATACATTTCTACAGTAAATCCCAAAAACGGTAGTTCTCTATAGAAGGCGCCTTGTGTTGACTAAATGAGGTGTCTTCAACAGCCTATTACAATTCTGCATGCATCTCTAAACTCTTGTCTTATTAAAATTATCTTTCATCAAAACTGACAAGAGGCTAGGGCCTGAATAAGCTTTCTATCGTATATACAGGCTTGTTTATgagataaataatcaattataacAAAAGAAATAGTCCACATGTGTCCAATAGTAGGGGGAAAATGTATACAAATGTTGCATTGTTGACAACCTATCTATAACCATAGCCACAACATCAATGGTAAATTAAAAGATTTATTTCAAAGCATAAAAGACTCTTTACCTTCATTATAACAACAGACAGCAGCTCATCTTCTGAGAACTCGGACCTTGTTTGTACCTGATAACAACATATTAAATCTGTCAAGAAATAGAATTAGCACACATTATTGGTTAACAAATCACCCCTTTCAGCTTTCCAACCTAGAACCagagtaaatatttttatttacaCTTAACTTTTCTTTTACATCATGCatctaaaattaattttattaaaaaaataaacgAATATTTTCATCATGTGCAGATTGCATCACTTGCGTAAAAGCGGTATataacaaaaataataaaattgcaACAATTATATGAATGACTAAATATAAACACAATCTTTATATATGTACCATCAACCTTCATATAATCCTTTTATAATGAGCATGTAATCGGCCCCTAAGGTGGCAACAACTTCTAAAATCAGAAGGGGCCGAATCCCAAATATATTATGCGGAcaatttcttttttattttattaaataatttagcTTTTGAATTATAATAAGATTTCTAAAGAATTTAGAAATTAAATGAATAGAAAATTCCAAAATTCCAAGATAATGGGACAGACTGCAAAGCAGATCATTGTGCAAAATATAGCTGAGGTGCTCATCGCCAACCACTGTAAAGTTTTTGGTTTCAACTGCATTACATTATCAATCAAATATTCACATTCCATAAACCTAGAGGTAATAAAGCATGTGTTGCTTTAAAGAATATTATAAATTGTTGCTAAAAACATGTGCTTAACCTTAATAGTAGAAAGTTACAAATTTATAGTTTGCGGCAAAAAATCTTCTGGTAATTAATGTTTGTTCACAGGATAAATGGTTTTTCCTTCGAACAAGTCACAAGGGCCCAGAATAATAACTTATGCACTACACAGAGGCGAGAATTAATTTGTTCCTCCTGTCATCTGTGAATTGCACTAAAATCAACGAAGTTGTAAAATTTTAATACTATTGCCTCTAAAAAAATAAACATAAAACACCAGGAAGAAAAGTAGTTGGAAACTTGCCTTGTTGCTTCGCAAATTGCAGACAGAAAGAGTTCCATCTCCACTGCACAAATGAGAGATAGATTAAAATGTCAACTAAAGTAGACAGTCTTCACATACATGTTTATATAATATACAATATGCACAAAAGTTCATCTGAAATCAAACATGCAAAAGTAAAGCAATCTATAAAACTCAAATTTCAAAGAAGGCATGTTTGTGTTTTAAGATTACAAGTCAAAATCAGCTTATAACACACATTTGGATCAGAAGCTAAATTAATTTATTTGGTCTATTTCGTCAAAAAACAGCTTATTATTTAAAACTGATCTAGAAGTTTAGTTTTATGAATTTGGACGAGGTAATTTTTTAGTGACTTATTTAAATTTGTGATGACTTCACAGAAATAGATATTATCATCACTCATCAGCATATGTAACTCCTATTAATTTTTTTGTCAATTttactttttattattttaacttATCAGCTATAATTTTCAACTAAATCATCAAAACAGATAATAAATTATAAGTTATATGAAAAAAATCTATTAGTaagttataattaattaaataactttAAGGAACAAgtatatttatttaagttaagCAAAATGAGTTCACTACAAAATAAATAGATAATAACCATTTACCACAATCACGTGACATGTATTACATTTTGCAGTTATTTTCCTTTTACAGTTTATATGGTAATACATGCAGTTATGCAGACCAAAGGCCGTTTGTATATATACTCTTAACACTACCAGAAATCAATCAAATCACTCaatattttcaaaatcataagTTGAACATATTTATGAGGGCTCCTCCAAATACCTCGTAGCCACCAATTTATGAGAATCAGCCGCATAAGTCATGTCTGAAATGTATTCTTCATGAACACTAAAGGTATTACAACAGGAACGCTGTCTTGTATCCCACACCTACAAATGGAGAAAACAAATGTGAACATAAATACAATTCACCAATTAGACCGAGAAATTATGAACCATTAAAGAACAATTATAGGAGAATTTTGTGCACATTAGGGAAAAAATGGCCTAAAATTTTAATATGAAACTACTGCTAACATGCAACTTTAAATTGTAATAAAATGAATACCCATTCCACAAGTTGACAATCTTCAAAACATACTTCTCCTTAAtctatataataatataataataatatataactctGCATCCTTTTAAGCAACTGCACCACAGACATCGTTCATGTGAGCCACAGAGATCAAATTAAATCTAGAACTGAAAAGACAAGTGCATCTGCAGCTGGACCTTACTAacaaaataaaactaaaaaaGACACCTCGCTTGGGACCAGACTGAAATATATAACAAAGATAAAATAAAAATGCACCTTCACACAACCATCATCATCACCAGATGCAACTGTGTTCTCTGTTAAGTTAACTAACCGATTCACAGCAGCCCTACAGAAGAACATTATTTCAATTTTCAATCACCACTCATCATATGACATTCTAATCCCAAATCATAAAGTAAAAAACTAACTCACCCATGTGCATTATCAACACGAGCAACCTGAGTTCCAGTCTCAACATCCGTTGCCAAAATCGATAAATCCGGAGAACCAGAGAGAATAGCTAACAAACATACAAACACCAACTACAATTAACCTCAACTCCACAAAAGAATTCAAATTAATTACAAAACCTATAATCCCAATTACCGCGTCCTTCGTTAATAAACCGAACAGCTCTACACGATTCTTTATGCGCCGAAACTTCAAAAACCCTATAAAAAACACACTCAAACATAAACAACAACTCACCCAATCTCAACCATCTACTATCCAATCTATCAATACAAAACAAACACACACAATTACACACACCTTCCTGGTGTCGAATCAGCAGCATAACGATACCTACAAGCAAAAAGATCGAATCTTTATCACTAAATGCACTAAAACAAGGTTTAATTAACCTAAAACGATATCTACAAGCAAAAAGTTCAAATCTTTATCAGTAAAAACGCAAAAATTAGGGTTTAGTTAACCCAAAACCATATCTACAATCAAAAAGATTAAATCTTTATCagtaaaaacacaaaaatcagGGTCTAATTAAGCTAAAACGATATCTACAAGCAAAAAGATCAAATCTTTATAAGTAAAAACACATGAATTAGGGTTTAATAAACCTAATTAAAGATATATAAATACATACAGATATGTGTAAGATTGAGAGTGAAAATTGAGCTTACAGGTGAAGATCTCCGGTGATTAAGCCAACAGATACCAATTGATTAGAAGGGTGAAAGTCAAGATCAAATGGGAGTTTTTGCAAATCAATCTCCATTGCTATTTCTTAAACCCTAGAAAAGTTGTGTTTGTTTgataaaccctaattatacacACACGCAATTGTGTATGTAAATTTGTCCAAGAAACGGCGGCAGGGGTTTATTAGATTTTGTTATCGGACTccaaattattaaatttttttatgttggaatttttatattttttggccaaattaatatttaaatttttttcatAATTCTTAAAAAATCTCTGATTTTATTAATTCCCGATTAATTTTTTGCAAAACACATTACTGATCCTATTCTTATTAATATCTATGTATTCTTTTTTATGGGTATATTGCAAATAAATTATTATATGTAAAATAGAGTTTATAATGAATTTAAATAactataaattatataatatgataaatgtataaatacttaaaaattattaataaaataaggatgctagaattaaatataatttttatattaaaattcaCCCAATTTTTTCTCCGACTAATCATTTTAGATAAATTTCTGATTCTCCGATTAATCCTAAATCAATACACTAACCGATTTCTTCTGATTACCAATTTTTATAACATTAGATTTTtcgtataattttattttatccttttattttttatttttttgtgagGCGTTACGCCATTTATATCACTTAAATAAATGAAAAAATGACAAAATGACAAAATGATCATTACTCTATCACGTAAACATAACATGCGTTTTTACAAAAATAAAAGACAGTCGTGAACATGCGTTTATACctttttcatttttttgtttttcttcaaaaatgtATACGACCCATGCgtttttaatatattattttgcAAAAATACATATCCAAATTGTGTTTTTCTTGAAGTATATTATAGGTACGGTTTTTTGTGATAGAGTAGAGAGGACCATTTTATGAGTTGGTGATATTTTTGGGCAAATTTCTTTCAAATTGCGATAAAAAAAAGACTTTTTGTTTGAATGATTTATAAGTGAAAAAAGTTTTTTTTTCTAACCTGAACCAAGCTGTCCCTGTATTTTTTTTCCAATATTTTCTCTTCACTTCAACATTGAAAATTACATTACCAACGAACCGAAGAAATGATGATAAAAATGACcttttttagaattttaaaacaaaaatagTCATCTACTCTATTATCTTCTTTATATAATACTGCAATTTTTGATTGGAATCGAACCTATGCCAAATATTTGCAAATTAAACACATACAGCACTTGAGCTAGATATACTTTTAGTTAGAGTTTTATAACATTAAGTATTGAGTTAGAGCAACTCCAACGGCTTAGCTATTTGGAGTCTTAAAGTCAAATATAAGGAACATAGAGAAAAAAACTACTCCAACAGTATCCTAGTGATTCCTTAAATTACTAAGATCCACTGAGATCTTCTTCACATTCTTTATCTTTAACTAACCTCTCTTCTcttctaacttttattttataatatatatttgtaaTAAACACTTTCTCTTTCTTTACTTTATATAATAATGTTACTTTTTAATGATTAAATATTGTATAAGGAATGAATATAGGGAATATTGTTGGAGTTGAATAGTTATTGATGTATTAACTTACTAAGAtccaatattttatattaaatttaggGAATGAACTAAGAAGTTATTGGAGATGCTCTTCGAACTTATTTATTTACACGAGTTGTCTTGCCTtacattaaattttatatttattttaatatttatataaaagatgttttttttaaaataaattccATTAATTAGAGGAATAATCATACATAATAGACTCCAACACACAGGGAGGAGAGGAGGTAAAACAGCTCATTCTCAGCATACAGTGGAGCCTAACTATGTTATGAGCTACCCTATTAGCCTGTCTACGAACATGTTGAACCTTCAGATCACTACGTTGACGAAATATGGATCTACAAAACTCAAGAGCAGTCCCAACTTCAGAAACAAACGTAGTGCTTTTAATCAAAGCATTCACTACTACTAGTGAATCACACTCCAGAATCACTTGTTGAATTCTCATATCACCAATCCACATCAAGGCTTCATACACACCTGTTGCTTCCGCTCCAGAATCGTAACATCCTCTTCAAAACCATTGTGCATACCAGCTACAAATTCCCCTTTATCATTTCTAAGCACCATCCCGACTTTAAACCATGTTGATCCCACATGTATAGCAGCGTCAACGTTCACTTTGTACCACCCAGAAGGAGGCTTTTGCCACTTAACTTGATCCTTAGCTACTATATTTCCAGCAGTTTGCATATTACCTTGAGCCATACTCTGAGCTGCCCTCCAGTCTAAAACCATCTTCATGCTAATCTCCATTGCTACTGAAGGTGACATTATCTTCCCATCCCAATCTCTTTTGTTCCTTGCAAACCATATCCCCCGGAGAATTTTAGCCATATGCACTAGCTTAACTTCAGTTTCTGTCCCCAGTTTGTCCAACAACCATACAGAAAGATCCTCCACCTTTGTTATATCAATATCTCGACTAATGCATTCCCAACAACCTTTTGCATATTTACACTCCATAAAAACATGACGTACATGTTCAATATCTTCACTACACATGGAACAAATAATCGAAGTTGGTACACCTCGACCTCGAAGAAGATTTTTCACCGGAATATTATTCTTACAGACCCGCCACAAAAAGCAATTTATTTTGTGAGGTACCTGCAACTTCCATAACCGTTTCCACCCTTTTGAGTCAGCCTCTGCCCCTCTATTATAATGCCTCTCATACCAAAAATGATAACCTGACTTAGCTGTGTAACATCCATCTATTGTATGCACCCAAGCTACTCGATCCTGCACCTGATTTTGAGGTATTCTCGTTTTCAAAATGCATCTAGCATTCACTTCGTGAAAAGTTTATTGTACTTTAGTCACGTCCCACTGCTTAGTATTAGAACGGAAGTACTCCTTCACCTTGTCATTTCTACTGCTATTTTCATGATGATTTTCGACTCTGTAATCAGCCTTTCCTCTCAACCATGGATATGAAAAAATGTTTATATTATTCCCTTCACCCAACACCCATTTAAACCCTGTACACAGCTCATCTCTGGCCTCACAAATGCCCTTCCAGATGAAACTAGCATCCTGACCTCGTGAAGCTGGCAACACATAAGTATTAGGATAATAACGTGCTTTGAAGATCCTTGCTACTAAAGATTCTGGATTCTTTAAAAAATGCCAGACATGTTTACTTATCAGTGCTATATTAAAGCCATGCAAACTCCTAAAACCTAGACCTCCTCTACTTCTCGAAGTGCACATCTTGTCCCATGAAAGCCAACGGATACCCCTGTTGCTATTTGAACCAGACTTCCACCAATACCCCTTTGAAATTCTGTCAATCTATTGATCAAGTGACTTAGGAATCAAAAAGCACGACATACATTATGAAAGAATAGATTGTGCTATATTTTTTATCATAACAGCTTTACCCACTCGAGATAGCTTACTATTACTTCATCCTTGTACCCGTTTCCAAACTCTTTCCTGTACAAAGTTAAACACCTTCTTTTTAGAATGACCAATCAATGATGGTAGACCCAGATACTTGCTATCTTGTAGTTCATTTTGAACCCCCAAGATACTCGAAATCTCATGTTGTTTGTCCCTTTTAAACAATAGAGCTAAAAAAGGCTCCAGATTAATTGAAATTCACTGCTTGCCCCGATTGTTGTTCATACACCTTCATAACATTCTTAACAGCCCACGACTCTTCCCCAGTTGCTTTAAAAAATAAAAAGTTGTCATCAGCGAATAATAAGTGAGACACTGCCGGAGCATTTACACTGATTCTACAGCCTTGAATATGCCCAATGCTTACTGCAGTATTAATCGAATGAGAGAAACATTCTACACAAAGGAGAAAAAGATATGGCGAGAGTGAGTCTCCCTGCCTTAAGCCCCTACTCGGATTTATAGGACCCGCCTGGGACCCATTCATACTAACCATATATTGCACCGTTGTGACACACATATTAATCCACCCCGTCCATTTTTTATTAAACCCCATAATTCTCATTATATGCCATAGATAATTCCACTTAACACGGTCATAAGCCTTACTTATATCCAGCTTCAACGCTACTTCTCCATCTTGGCACCCTTTTCTTTTCTTCATAAAATGGATCATTTCAAAAGCAATTAGCACATTATCAGTGATACTCCTACCTGGAACAAACGTCGACTGATTCTCCGATATAATGTCAGGGAGGATACACTTTAGTCGATTTGCTAACaccttagccaaaattttatacACCACATTACAAAGGGCTATTGGCCGAACATCAATGAGCTTCTCCACTTTATCTTTTTTCGGAATGAGCACTATATTCGTATTATTAAGATCTGTAGGGAAAACACTATCTTCTAACCATTTTTTGCAGCAATCAAACACTTTCTTACCAACTATCCCCCAGAAATATTGAAAGAACGCTGGACTATAACCATCTGGCCCAGCAGCCTTGTCGGGATGCATCTATTTTATCGATATTGTAAACTCCTCAAAGGTTAAATCTGCTATTAATTCCTTATTTTGTACATCAGTAATAAGTGGAACTTCTGATGTAGGTTCTGATATATCACCACAATCTTTCCCCGAAAATACACCCTAAAAATTATCCTTAGTCATCTCACACATCTGCTCATGAGTATCAATTTTATCTTCACCCCCCGTCATCAAGTATGCAATATGATTAAGTTTCTTCCGTTTTGTTGCTTGGGCATGAAAAAATTTCGTATTAGCATCCCCTTCTTTAAGCCAAAACAGCTTGGCCCTTTGCTTCTAGTACGTTTCTTCATGAAGCAGAAGCTCATTTAATTTCTCCGTTTCTTCAAAATACGCTTTCACACCTTCCTCATCTTCCCTATCAATAAGGTTGTTTAAAACCTCCTTTTGGCTTTTAACTTTGTCTCTAAACTTATGAAAAAATTGTTTCCCCCACTTGGCTAAGAGAGAGGACAACGACAACAGCTTAGGGATAATATTTATCGGAGGTAAACTATTCCAAAACTTAGCCACTTCCTCTTAAAATGTTGGTTCATGTAACCAAGAGTTCTCAAACCGAAATCTGAATTGCTTCCTTGACACATTCGTATCAAAAAACATTAATTTTATAGGATCGTGATCTGAACAAGTCGTATGATTGACCCTTAAAGTACACAGCAGAAATTTACGCCACCATTCATTACAAGCAAAAGCCCTGTCTAACCGTTCCCTGACCCAATTCGACTTGCCTTTACTCTTCTCCCAAGTATATTCTCCTCCCATCAGATCAAGCTCGACCAAGTTGCAATCTTCTATGGCTCTCCTGAATCCATCTAAAAAAGTCTGGGGATGAGGATGTACTCCTTTCTTATCTGCAGCATATAAAAGATCATTGAAATC
The sequence above is drawn from the Apium graveolens cultivar Ventura chromosome 2, ASM990537v1, whole genome shotgun sequence genome and encodes:
- the LOC141706983 gene encoding WD repeat-containing protein 55, coding for MEIDLQKLPFDLDFHPSNQLVSVGLITGDLHLYRYAADSTPGRVFEVSAHKESCRAVRFINEGRAILSGSPDLSILATDVETGTQVARVDNAHGAAVNRLVNLTENTVASGDDDGCVKVWDTRQRSCCNTFSVHEEYISDMTYAADSHKLVATSGDGTLSVCNLRSNKVQTRSEFSEDELLSVVIMKNGRKVICGTQTGALLLYSWGFFKDCSDRFVDLSPNSVDALLKLDEERVITASENGVISLVGILPNRIIQPIAEHSEYPVERLAFSHEKKFLGSISHDNMLKLWDLEDILQGSGNTARSSLPADKSDSDSDDMDVDTSAPKSKRGTKRTANPGQMQGNFFADM
- the LOC141685614 gene encoding uncharacterized protein LOC141685614, coding for MDVTQLSQVIIFGMRGIIIEGQRLTQKGGNGYGSCSEDIEHVRHVFMECKYAKGCWECISRDIDITKVEDLSVWLLDKLGTETEVKLVHMAKILRGIWFARNKRDWDGKIMSPSVAMEISMKMVLDWRAAQSMAQGNMQTAGNIVAKDQVKWQKPPSGWYKVNVDAAIHVGSTWFKVGMVLRNDKGEFVAGMHNGFEEDVTILERKQQVCMKP